In a genomic window of Spirosoma agri:
- a CDS encoding transglutaminase domain-containing protein produces MQLNAGCELSFEAQELTPLILMLRPRSGAGQWIIREEYQITPIVNVTEFTDMYGNLCQRVVAPEGPFSIYFSATVQTADEIDVSPGAPYTPVEELPDDVLHYTLPSRYCQSDQLGKLAVEITKNSAPGYDQAEAIRRWIHENVVYQYGTSDASTSAVDTADKRIGVCRDFTHLGITLCRALNIPARMVVGYLYELDPMDLHAWFEAYVDGRWFTFDATQNQPRGNRITVAYGRDAADVAFTTQFGAMTLNNMKVWVDAVDIDNEEKKVDKDATLSASVGSTSQTGTSQ; encoded by the coding sequence ATGCAACTTAACGCTGGATGCGAACTTTCGTTCGAAGCGCAGGAACTCACTCCATTGATACTAATGCTACGCCCTCGCTCAGGAGCGGGTCAATGGATAATCCGTGAAGAGTATCAAATTACACCAATCGTTAATGTTACGGAGTTCACCGACATGTATGGTAATCTATGCCAGCGGGTTGTTGCTCCAGAAGGTCCTTTTTCAATTTATTTCTCAGCGACGGTTCAAACGGCTGATGAAATAGATGTATCACCTGGCGCTCCTTACACACCAGTTGAAGAACTACCGGACGACGTATTGCATTATACGTTACCAAGTCGCTACTGTCAGTCCGATCAATTAGGTAAGTTGGCTGTAGAAATTACGAAAAACAGCGCGCCGGGCTATGACCAGGCTGAGGCAATTCGCCGGTGGATCCACGAAAATGTAGTGTATCAATACGGGACCAGTGATGCCAGTACGTCGGCTGTAGACACGGCTGATAAGCGTATAGGCGTTTGTCGGGATTTTACGCACTTGGGTATTACGCTATGCCGGGCGCTGAATATTCCTGCACGAATGGTTGTTGGCTATCTTTATGAGCTTGATCCTATGGACTTACACGCCTGGTTCGAAGCGTATGTCGATGGACGCTGGTTTACGTTTGACGCTACCCAAAATCAACCACGGGGCAATCGGATCACAGTAGCTTATGGACGTGATGCGGCTGATGTTGCGTTTACAACTCAATTTGGAGCCATGACGCTAAATAACATGAAAGTTTGGGTTGATGCCGTTGACATAGACAATGAGGAAAAAAAAGTGGATAAAGATGCAACTCTTTCTGCCTCAGTTGGGTCTACTAGTCAAACGGGTACAAGTCAATGA
- the rpoC gene encoding DNA-directed RNA polymerase subunit beta', whose amino-acid sequence MSFKKNKKLNSDFASVTISLASPESILESSYGEVTQPETINYRTYKPEMGGLFCERIFGPVKDWECHCGKYKRIRYKGIICDRCGVEVTEKKVRRERMGHIELVVPVAHIWYFRSLPNKIGYLLGLSTKKLDQVIYYERYVVVQPGVKAEDGINQLDFLTEDEYLDIIDKLPSTNQHLDDKDPNKFIAKMGAEALEMLLSRVDLDELSYSLRHSAATDTSQQRKAEALKRLKVVEAFREANGRIENRPEWMIIKMVPVIPPELRPLVPLDGGRFATSDLNDLYRRVIIRNNRLKRLIEIKAPEVILRNEKRMLQEAVDSLFDNSRKVNAVRSEGNRALKSLSDMLKGKQGRFRQNLLGKRVDYSGRSVIVVGPELKLHECGLPKDMAAELFKPFVIRKLIERGIVKTVKSAKKIVDRKDPVIWDILENVLKGHPVLLNRAPTLHRLGIQAFQPKLIEGKAIQLHPLVCTAFNADFDGDQMAVHVPLGQEAILEASLLMLASHNILNPANGAPITVPSQDMVLGLYYVTKGRKNTPEYPISGEGMTFYGAEEVIIAINEGKVSKHANIKCRVRVRDESGEMVFKVIDTVAGRLLFNQAVPEEVGYINELLTKKKLQQIIALIFKISGGARTAQFLDEIKELGFQMAFRGGLSIGLSDVMIPEAKQGLVDEAKAEVQSVWDNYLMGLITENERYNQVIDIWTRVNSRLTETLMKQLEADQGGFNSIYMMMHSGARGSREQIRQLGGMRGLMAKPQKNLQGSVGEIIENPILSNFKEGLDVLEYFISTHGARKGLADTALKTADAGYLTRRLHDVAQDVIISEDDCGTLRGLQVSALKDNEDIVEPLSERILGRTTVHDIYDPLSKELIVGSGELVTEEVAARIDETSIETVEIRSVLTCESRQGVCAKCYGRNLASGRMVDIGEAVGVIASQSIGEPGTQLTLRTFHVGGTASNIAVDASIKAKFDGLIEFEEMRTVQSEDAEGNPQTVVMGRSGEIRIVNPNDRNVVLISNNVPYGAFLRVKDGDMVKKGDDICAWDPYNAVILSELTGTLVFDAIEDGITYREEFDEQTGFQEKVIIESRDKAKNPAIVVSGTSSLLLHLDETGNGQLQKGYNLPVGSRLVVKTGQSIKAGQPLAKIPRNVGKTRDITGGLPRVTELFEARNPSNPAVVSEIDGVVTYGTIKRGNREIFIESKDGTKKKYLVPLSKFILVQDNDFVRAGAPLSDGAITPSDILAIKGPTAVQEYLVNEIQEVYRLQGVKINDKHIEAIVRQMMQKVEIIDSGDTNFLEGQVVDKWAFREENDKVLDAKVVMDAGDSANFKPGQIVTSRQLRDENSSLKRRDMTLVTVRDAMAAVSQPTLMGITQSSLGTDSFISAASFQETTKVLSEASIRGKRDMLDGLKENVIVGHLIPAGTGLRRYQNAIVGSKEELESLTESREQFARTKKRATV is encoded by the coding sequence ATGTCGTTCAAAAAGAACAAGAAACTCAATAGCGACTTTGCCAGCGTGACGATCAGTCTGGCGTCGCCGGAGTCTATTTTGGAGAGTTCCTACGGCGAGGTGACACAGCCGGAGACGATCAACTACCGGACCTACAAACCCGAAATGGGAGGCTTGTTCTGCGAGCGCATTTTCGGGCCAGTAAAGGACTGGGAATGTCACTGCGGTAAATACAAGCGGATTCGCTACAAAGGCATTATCTGCGACCGTTGTGGTGTTGAAGTGACTGAGAAAAAGGTTCGCCGGGAGCGTATGGGCCACATCGAATTGGTGGTGCCTGTTGCGCATATCTGGTATTTCCGCAGCTTACCCAACAAAATTGGTTATCTGCTCGGTCTTTCGACCAAAAAACTTGACCAGGTTATCTACTACGAACGTTACGTAGTCGTTCAGCCCGGTGTGAAAGCCGAAGATGGGATTAACCAACTCGATTTCCTAACGGAAGACGAGTATCTTGATATTATTGACAAGCTGCCGAGCACCAATCAGCATTTAGACGACAAGGACCCGAACAAATTCATCGCCAAGATGGGGGCTGAAGCGTTGGAAATGCTATTGTCGCGCGTTGATCTCGACGAACTGTCGTACTCACTGCGTCACTCGGCAGCTACCGACACATCGCAACAGCGTAAAGCTGAAGCCTTGAAGCGGTTGAAAGTTGTCGAAGCATTCCGGGAAGCGAATGGCCGTATCGAAAATCGTCCCGAATGGATGATTATCAAAATGGTACCGGTAATTCCACCCGAATTACGTCCGCTTGTCCCATTGGACGGTGGTCGTTTTGCTACCTCCGACCTGAATGACCTGTATCGTCGGGTTATCATTCGGAACAACCGCTTGAAGCGTCTGATCGAAATCAAAGCCCCCGAAGTAATTCTCCGTAACGAAAAACGGATGTTGCAGGAAGCTGTCGATTCGCTGTTTGACAACTCGCGGAAAGTAAACGCCGTTCGTTCGGAAGGTAACCGTGCCCTGAAATCGCTGTCTGACATGCTAAAGGGTAAACAAGGTCGTTTCCGTCAGAACCTGTTGGGTAAGCGTGTCGACTATTCTGGTCGTTCGGTTATCGTGGTTGGTCCTGAACTGAAATTACACGAGTGCGGTCTGCCGAAAGACATGGCGGCTGAATTGTTCAAGCCGTTCGTTATCCGGAAGCTCATCGAGCGCGGTATCGTGAAGACAGTTAAATCGGCGAAAAAGATCGTTGACCGGAAAGATCCTGTTATCTGGGATATCCTGGAAAACGTACTGAAGGGTCACCCTGTATTGCTCAACCGGGCTCCAACATTGCACCGGTTAGGTATTCAGGCGTTCCAGCCGAAACTGATCGAAGGAAAAGCGATTCAATTACACCCACTTGTCTGTACAGCCTTCAATGCTGACTTTGATGGTGACCAGATGGCCGTCCACGTGCCGCTGGGCCAGGAAGCTATACTTGAAGCGTCTTTATTGATGCTGGCGTCGCACAATATCCTAAACCCTGCCAACGGTGCACCGATCACGGTACCATCGCAGGACATGGTGTTAGGCTTGTATTATGTGACCAAAGGCCGTAAGAACACGCCAGAGTATCCGATTTCGGGTGAGGGTATGACCTTCTACGGGGCTGAGGAAGTAATCATTGCGATCAACGAAGGAAAAGTTTCTAAACACGCCAACATCAAGTGCCGGGTAAGAGTCCGGGATGAGAGTGGTGAAATGGTGTTCAAAGTAATCGATACCGTTGCCGGCCGATTACTGTTTAACCAGGCTGTTCCAGAAGAGGTAGGATATATCAATGAACTGCTGACGAAGAAAAAGCTGCAACAGATCATTGCGCTTATCTTCAAAATTTCGGGCGGTGCACGGACAGCTCAATTCCTTGACGAGATCAAAGAACTTGGCTTCCAGATGGCGTTCCGGGGCGGTCTGTCAATCGGTTTGAGTGATGTCATGATTCCTGAAGCAAAACAGGGACTCGTTGACGAAGCAAAAGCTGAAGTACAGAGCGTTTGGGATAACTACCTCATGGGTCTGATCACGGAGAACGAACGCTACAACCAGGTTATTGATATCTGGACACGCGTAAACTCCCGTCTGACCGAGACGTTGATGAAACAGCTCGAAGCAGATCAGGGTGGGTTCAACTCAATCTATATGATGATGCACTCGGGAGCCCGTGGTTCGCGTGAGCAGATTCGTCAGCTGGGTGGTATGCGGGGTCTGATGGCCAAGCCGCAGAAAAACTTACAGGGTTCAGTTGGTGAGATTATTGAAAACCCGATTCTGTCAAACTTCAAAGAAGGTCTTGACGTGTTGGAGTACTTTATCTCGACTCACGGTGCCCGGAAAGGTCTTGCCGATACAGCGCTGAAAACAGCTGATGCTGGTTACCTGACCCGTCGTTTACATGACGTGGCGCAGGACGTTATCATCAGTGAAGACGATTGCGGTACACTGCGTGGTCTGCAAGTTTCAGCATTGAAAGATAATGAAGACATCGTTGAGCCACTGTCCGAGCGTATTCTTGGTCGTACTACGGTTCACGATATTTACGATCCGCTTTCCAAGGAACTGATCGTTGGTTCCGGCGAGTTGGTTACTGAAGAAGTGGCTGCTCGTATTGACGAAACCAGCATTGAAACGGTAGAGATCCGCTCGGTACTGACTTGCGAATCGCGTCAGGGTGTTTGTGCGAAGTGCTACGGTCGTAACCTGGCCTCTGGCCGTATGGTTGACATCGGTGAAGCTGTAGGCGTAATTGCCTCGCAGTCGATCGGTGAGCCTGGTACTCAGTTAACCCTGCGTACGTTCCACGTTGGTGGTACAGCATCAAACATTGCCGTTGATGCTTCGATCAAAGCTAAGTTCGACGGTCTGATCGAATTTGAGGAAATGCGTACGGTTCAGTCAGAAGATGCCGAAGGTAATCCGCAAACGGTCGTTATGGGTCGTTCGGGTGAAATTCGGATCGTTAATCCGAATGATCGCAACGTGGTTCTGATCAGCAATAACGTTCCTTATGGTGCGTTCCTGCGGGTTAAGGATGGCGATATGGTGAAAAAAGGTGACGATATATGCGCATGGGATCCTTATAACGCTGTTATCCTTTCTGAACTGACTGGTACACTAGTGTTTGACGCGATTGAAGATGGAATCACCTATCGCGAAGAATTCGATGAGCAGACCGGTTTCCAGGAGAAGGTAATTATCGAAAGCCGCGACAAAGCTAAAAACCCGGCCATCGTTGTAAGTGGTACCAGTTCGCTGTTATTACACCTCGACGAAACGGGCAACGGCCAACTGCAAAAAGGGTACAACCTGCCGGTTGGATCGCGTCTTGTTGTGAAAACAGGGCAATCGATCAAAGCTGGTCAGCCGCTGGCGAAGATCCCACGTAACGTAGGTAAAACCCGCGATATTACGGGTGGTCTGCCCCGAGTAACGGAATTATTCGAAGCACGGAACCCATCGAATCCGGCGGTTGTAAGCGAAATTGATGGTGTCGTGACCTACGGTACGATCAAACGCGGTAACCGTGAGATCTTTATCGAGTCGAAAGACGGTACGAAGAAGAAGTATCTTGTACCGCTGTCGAAATTTATCCTTGTTCAGGATAATGACTTCGTACGGGCAGGGGCTCCTTTATCGGACGGCGCCATTACGCCGAGCGACATTCTGGCTATCAAAGGCCCGACGGCTGTTCAGGAGTATCTGGTAAATGAAATTCAGGAAGTTTACCGTCTGCAAGGGGTAAAAATCAACGATAAGCATATTGAAGCCATCGTGCGTCAGATGATGCAGAAAGTTGAGATTATCGACTCGGGTGATACGAACTTCCTCGAAGGACAGGTCGTTGATAAGTGGGCTTTCCGCGAAGAAAACGACAAAGTTCTCGATGCGAAAGTTGTGATGGATGCGGGTGATTCGGCCAACTTCAAACCTGGCCAGATTGTAACAAGCCGTCAGCTTCGCGATGAAAACTCGAGTTTGAAACGTCGTGATATGACGCTGGTAACTGTCCGTGACGCAATGGCCGCCGTTTCGCAGCCAACGCTGATGGGTATTACGCAATCGTCATTGGGTACGGATAGCTTCATCTCGGCTGCTTCTTTCCAGGAAACGACGAAAGTATTGAGCGAAGCCTCGATCCGTGGTAAACGCGATATGCTCGATGGTCTGAAAGAAAACGTTATCGTCGGTCACTTGATTCCTGCCGGAACAGGTCTCCGTCGCTACCAGAATGCGATTGTTGGTTCGAAAGAAGAACTAGAATCGCTGACAGAATCACGCGAACAATTCGCCCGCACCAAAAAACGGGCGACAGTGTAA